A genomic window from Parasteatoda tepidariorum isolate YZ-2023 chromosome 10, CAS_Ptep_4.0, whole genome shotgun sequence includes:
- the LOC107453099 gene encoding uncharacterized protein: MPTKRALDFIHSKDPLQYPDKKASKPLMEKRRRARINHSLAQLKSLIIDPNTTEKSRQSKLEKADILELTVRHLHEIKRRQRTVSLLEGRNPRRKFEIGYTECAREVDLFLSSLVDSTVNSELHRRLTQHLSRRLHDLKNIEPIKETVNTCETEESSISSSSHTKNSENQTVLPEHYPPSEPGIQAKTPEKENFYKHYTSECDTTATNLSTSLSSSNNINLLKEQSTGHSQVSSSSAESITFDESNGYRSTSSSPNVFEPKELPRMIEACDPFDGHPKTPIETIVSSELALREKMHQNFKQIPLVPKHLPNGEWALVLPHDMTENEVQNFSAFKLVLPSAFPDLEQERLQPEPLNMSNTSNSENEMNSDQYFSRTYGEPSNNFRFRENFDCNLNSQCVWRPW; this comes from the exons ATGCCGACAAAACGTGCTTTGGATTTTATTCATTCTAAAGATCCGTTGCAATATCCTGATAAGAAG gcaTCTAAACCTTTGATGGAAAAAAGAAGACGTGCAAGAATTAATCACAGTTTAGCCCAGTTAAAATCTCTAATCATTGATCCGAACACAACTGAA aaatcaaGACAATCAAAGCTTGAGAAAGCTGACATTTTAGAATTAACAGTTCGCCATTTACACGAAATAAAACGACGTCAAAGGacag taagcTTATTGGAAGGCCGCAATCCTAGACGAAAGTTCGAAATTGGTTACACAGAATGCGCACGTGAAGTTGATCTCTTTTTATCTAGTCTGGTTGATTCAACAGTTAACTCAGAATTACACAGACGACTCACGCAACATCTAAGTCGTCGACtacatgatttgaaaaatatcgaaCCCATCAAAGAAACCGTCAACACGTGCGAGACTGAAGAATCATCGATATCATCTTCTTCCCACACCAAGAACTCAGAAAACCAAACGGTGCTTCCAGAACATTACCCTCCATCTGAACCAGGTATTCAAGCAAAAACAcccgaaaaagaaaatttctataaaCATTATACAAGTGAGTGTGATACAACTGCTACCAATTTGTCAACTTCATTATCATCctcaaataatataaacttattaaaagaacaaaGTACGGGACATAGCCAAGTTTCAAGTTCTTCAGCGGAATCAATAACATTCGATGAATCGAATGGTTACCGTTCAACTTCATCGTCACCGAATGTATTTGAGCCAAAAGAATTGCCAAGAATGATTGAGGCATGCGATCCTTTCGATGGGCATCCTAAAACACCAATTGAAACCATTGTCAGCAGCGAGTTGGCGTTACGTGAGAAAATGCACCAGAATTTTAAGCAGATACCTCTAGTTCCGAAACATTTGCCAAATGGCGAATGGGCGTTAGTCTTACCGCATGATATGACAGAAAACGAAGTTCAAAACTTCAGTGCTTTCAAATTGGTTTTGCCTTCTGCCTTTCCTGATCTAGAGCAGGAGAGACTTCAGCCTGAACCACTCAATATGTCTAACACATCAAACTCAGAAAACGAAATGAACTCAGACCAATATTTTTCACGAACATATGGTGAACCGTCGAATAATTTTAGATTCagagaaaattttgattgtaatttaaattctcaaTGCGTTTGGAGGCCATGGTGA